A genomic window from Betta splendens chromosome 24, fBetSpl5.4, whole genome shotgun sequence includes:
- the lratd1 gene encoding protein LRATD1, which translates to MGNQLDRITHLNYSELPTGDPSGLEKDELRVGVAYFFSDEEEEVDDRTPSDCGFTKDHGTAEDEPFSVSEVEYSAFCSHECIFSKLRENEDLNVYSVKTLLTMCKPGDLLELVATAQAPHWAIYEQDDRVIHLYKDEIRKDSLLEVSNGRHGRIVNNRYRYRPLPPDLVMQNAAGHLGLSTEEICWTNSESFAAWCRFGKREFKAGGEAHSAEQQYFLKVHLSGSGVHTLVFRSLEDMIRERRRVDASGILKELSLVNGGKE; encoded by the coding sequence ATGGGAAATCAACTGGATCGGATCACCCACCTCAACTACAGCGAGCTGCCCACGGGGGATCCGTCCGGGCTGGAGAAGGACGAGCTTCGGGTCGGCGTCGCCTATTTCTTCtctgacgaagaggaggaggtggacgacCGCACTCCGTCCGACTGCGGCTTCACCAAGGACCACGGCACGGCCGAGGACGAGCCGTTCTCGGTCAGCGAGGTGGAGTACTCCGCGTTCTGCTCCCACGAATGCATCTTCTCCAAGCTGCGCGAGAATGAGGACCTGAACGTGTACTCGGTCAAAACTTTGCTCACTATGTGCAAACCGGGGGACCTGCTCGAGCTGGTGGCCACGGCGCAAGCCCCCCACTGGGCCATCTACGAGCAGGACGACCGCGTCATCCACCTGTACAAGGACGAGATCCGCAAGGATAGTCTGCTGGAGGTCAGCAACGGGCGCCACGGGAGGATAGTCAACAACCGGTACCGGTACCGGCCGCTTCCCCCGGACCTGGTGATGCAGAACGCGGCGGGGCACCTTGGCCTGAGCACCGAGGAAATATGCTGGACCAACTCGGAAAGTTTCGCAGCCTGGTGCCGCTTCGGCAAACGGGAGTTCAAAGCCGGCGGAGAGGCGCACTCGGCGGAGCAGCAGTATTTCCTCAAAGTGCATCTGTCCGGCAGCGGGGTGCACACGCTCGTCTTTCGCAGCCTGGAGGACATGATACGGGAGCGGCGGCGGGTGGACGCCAGTGGAATTCTCAAGGAGCTGTCTTTGGTTAACGGGGGCAAAGAGTGA